The Ziziphus jujuba cultivar Dongzao chromosome 12, ASM3175591v1 sequence gaaattttaaatattactgATAGATACTTATCATCTTGATCCAATCTCATTTGATATAACTCActtcatttaattatatattagctCAAGGTTGATGAGTTGTACCCAAATGTCATTTTAAATTGAAACACTCAATTACTTTACTTATgagtttagtttttattttttgtttttttattacctTGTTAATGagattagtcttttattttttttccactaaattgagtataatatgtttattttaattatttattaatatcagTTAGTAGTAGTTAAGCATATTAAATAGTCATAAATTCAATGAGaatgaaaaaaacataaacactaAAATGAAACACCATTTGAAAATAtgttggtttttagtttttgtttttatttttttcttcttttacatttggatttaattgatatttctaACAAACTCTAACTACCACTAATATATACTAGCATGTAATTGATCTAAATAAACTACACgcattttagtaaaaaaaaaaaatttaaattaaatgcattaaTTAATGGCAAACTAAAAACTTGAAGAAaagagggggggaaaaaaaaacacaatttgaAGTTGTactcatttttatatttatgttttattttctcttttttaactTAAACATCTAACAAACTTTAACtatcacatattaaaatttaatataaataaattacatacaattaaataacgaaaactaaaaactaaatttttttgaCGTCGCCAAACAATACCTAGTCACCTTAATCCGAACCAACCCTCAAAGCTATTTGAGTTGTGAATTAAAATAAGGATAGTTAAGTATTTGTTTGATATAAAATAGAGTCGGACCTCTTATATTATTGGgattaaaaaaatgcaaaattataaaattgagaaGATCCTAGTTAAAACTGCATTTCTTGAAAtccaatttatcaaatttcaagTTTACCACTAATGTTAACTTTCACATTCTAAATTCAATTAGGTTTAAAGTTAAAATAATCTCGTCACCcccaattaataaatatataaaaaaaaatggttaaatcAAATTGCTTCAAGTATGTCAAATCTAAATAGCTAAAATTTGAATTAGTGACATAAAAGAAggttagtttatttatttcatataatattttaaaaattgctaTAGTGTTAGAACTCCATAAAAAAAAGTACACGGTATTTCAACCTGTCGGCCtaacaaaaatgaattttaagtggaattatatttttaccaatcTTAATTCTTAAGGTAAAAATTGAGAGGGCAATAGGATATATGGGTTTTACACCTTATCTCTAAAATTCGAGTGGCTAAAACTAAAAGTTTGAGGGACAATTCTACGAACAGGCTTCATTGCTGATGTTGAATCACTTGGGAACACGCTCTCTGCTATCTTCATATTCAACCCCTGTGTTTGCTTTTGCTTCAAGGCAAACTGTTCCTCCAAACAGGCTCAATAATAGTACAAATTACAGCTTTCAAGCTCAGAATTTGAACCAAGTACGAGTTCTGAGCACTCCCTGCGCTGCAAGGCGCAGAGTGAGATATGAAGAGGATGAGGAGGAGGAAGATGATGGTGAAGAGTATGGGCATAACGAGGAGATAGCAATGCTGGAGATGTACAGTCAGAATGCCAGAGGAGAAGCACTTATTGTCCACGCAATTGTGGATCAACAAGATGTGGAAGTGCTTATCTTcaaggtgatttttttttttttttttttaaatgtcttcTAAGAATATTTATGGTAGGGGTTAGCTTGAATGACAATATTTCTTATCagtaaaaaagcaaataaataaagcaaaagaagaacaatgtgataataaccataatatgaTGCAAGTTTACAACACTTTGATTCCCAAATTTGCATTTTCTCTAGGTTATTGGAATAAATGGGGCTTGAACTTTGGGTTATTGTTTGAGAAAaccattaatttttcattttattctcTAGGATCACTACAACTTCAAAGTTTTACAAATAATAAAGAACGAATACCTTATGTTATAGAGAATCTGTATCTCTCCAGCCACCATGTTGCTCTatgctttttttgtttccttttttttttttattctttaaaatggAAATGAGAGATTCAAACTCAGTTCTTTTTT is a genomic window containing:
- the LOC107429249 gene encoding uncharacterized protein LOC107429249, with the translated sequence MLNHLGTRSLLSSYSTPVFAFASRQTVPPNRLNNSTNYSFQAQNLNQVRVLSTPCAARRRVRYEEDEEEEDDGEEYGHNEEIAMLEMYSQNARGEALIVHAIVDQQDVEVLIFKGFSSCLNYRTSPDPSKSILPARAVIKSLDRVKGPFDPSNIEYLQKGLTWEAFKTNLLLN